A genomic region of Dermacentor andersoni chromosome 9, qqDerAnde1_hic_scaffold, whole genome shotgun sequence contains the following coding sequences:
- the LOC129380139 gene encoding uncharacterized protein produces MTAEEGETVAALATEGTAASGNESMSYSEHIVARLTKRGLDFDRACQYDEYHADCWLCHDLDRWSKVLHPVSFELVEAEPARLAIRSTQTNRRQYSDENELYDAAYVFCWLPKAHRCVQRIVMEGQGIVLFYRPAFTLALALGRSVNVQHLKLHGGHETPVCEEELCEGLAGLERLKSFEFSRFTINASMSRCVANLLRRNASHLTAVSFSNNNMSQKSVNRLLRALQSCRLLGELSLLGNNVSKGNMDSVARLLRVAKSLTKLTLDQSLGNNVSLFAVSEALQANTSLLELHICQCDTRFEPLFEALIANKTLKHLDLNGCNINGSNAESLATALRSNVGLKKLELKDAHVDADSMVTLARGLETNSALELLDLRDNTVNVRAINTFCRMLRNNKTIKSVQFSEVEATELERSTLSFQMAQDKGYSRIQMTWAEPDLPPLSAAMALASESPTELHLSDANELTEASISALLENLATNEHVRTVTVETRAEHRQIALAFCHVLALNQTIQNLEFSMTLDDSDHGLFGTVAKALATNNTVSQVCFRSSEISLRSLKSIAFMLSKNTAITKLELNITRSVPIKHLAILSRALVKNQSVVDFTLTSVPDANRVSFRMLTSIRRNTSLLNMAVRFLTHQRLDRQAAVAFEALSEKASLVPHIMKVTKQTEEKAKKDVLSAKRYIQSNYFQLAGIVRESVVCHLGLGRQIDTLNHDCLCSITRYLKLSDIVSVHCDNPNGQP; encoded by the exons ATGACGGCCGAAGAGGGTGAGACAGTCGCGGCTCTTGCGACGGAAGGCACAGCTGCTAGTGGTAATGAGAGCATGTCGTACTCCGAACATATCGTGGCCCGGCTAACAAAGCGCGGTCTAGACTTTGATCGAGCCTGTCAGTACGACGAATACCACGCCGATTGCTGGCTCTGCCACGACCTCGACCGATGGAGCAAGGTCTTGCATCCAGTGAGCTTCGAACTTGTAGAAGCCGAACCGGCCAGGCTGGCCATCCGCTCGACGCAGACAAATCGGCGTCAGTACAGCGACGAAAACGAACTTTACGACGCCGCTTACGTCTTCTGCTGGCTGCCGAAGGCGCATCGGTGCGTTCAGCGCATCGTGATGGAAGGCCAGGGGATTGTGCTCTTCTATCGACCAGCCTTCACCCTCGCGTTGGCGCTTGGCCGGAGCGTCAACGTCCAGCACCTGAAGCTTCACGGTGGCCACGAAACGCCCGTCTGCGAAGAAGAGCTTTGCGAAGGGCTGGCTGGCCTTGAACGTCTCAAGAGCTTCGAATTTTCCCGTTTCACCATCAACGCATCAATGTCGAGGTGCGTGGCAAATTTGCTAAGACGAAACGCGAGCCACCTTACTGCGGTTTCCTTCTCCAACAATAACATGTCGCAGAAGTCCGTCAACCGCCTCTTGCGTGCGCTGCAGAGCTGTCGCCTCCTCGGCGAGCTGTCTCTCCTCGGGAACAACGTATCAAAGGGAAACATGGACTCTGTCGCCAGGTTACTGCGCGTCGCGAAGTCCTTGACCAAGCTGACGCTCGACCAGAGTCTGGGAAACAACGTCAGCCTATTCGCCGTATCAGAGGCGCTCCAGGCCAATACGTCCCTACTGGAGCTTCACATTTGCCAGTGTGACACGCGCTTCGAGcccctttttgaagcgctaaTCGCGAACAAGACCCTGAAGCACTTGGACCTGAACGGTTGCAACATCAACGGCAGTAATGCAGAGTCACTCGCGACAGCACTGCGTAGCAACGTAGGGCTGAAGAAGTTGGAATTAAAGGACGCTCATGTCGATGCCGACTCAATGGTGACACTTGCTCGTGGGCTGGAAACGAACTCCGCTCTCGAGTTGCTGGATCTGAGGGATAACACCGTGAATGTACGTGCCATCAACACGTTCTGCAGAATGCTGCGAAATAACAagactataaagagcgtgcagttTTCTGAAGTTGAAGCTACAGAACTGGAAAG GTCAACTCTCTCCTTTCAAATGGCCCAAGACAAAGGCTACAGCCGTATCCAGATGACTTGGGCCGAGCCCGACCTTCCCCCACTGTCTGCAGCCATGGCACTTGCTTCAGAGTCGCCGACTGAACTCCACCTAAGCGATGCCAATGAGCTCACCGAAGCCAGCATTTCTGCGCTCCTTGAAAATCTCGCCACAAATGAACATGTGAGAACTGTAACAGTCGAGACGAGAGCAGAACACAGACAAATCGCTCTTGCGTTCTGCCATGTGCTCGCCTTGAACCAGACTATCCAGAATCTTGAATTTAGTATGACCCTTGACGATTCAGACCATGGGCTGTTTGGCACGGTCGCCAAGGCACTCGCGACAAACAACACAGTGTCTCAAGTATGTTTCAGAAGCTCAGAGATATCCTTGAGGTCGCTGAAGTCGATTGCTTTTATGCTTTCAAAAAATACCGCAATCACCAAGCTGGAGTTGAACATTACTCGATCCGTACCCATCAAGCACCTTGCCATTCTTTCACGTGCCCTGGTGAAAAACCAGTCGGTCGTGGATTTTACGCTAACCTCTGTGCCAGATGCAAACCGTGTGTCTTTTCGTATGCTCACCTCCATTCGACGAAACACCAGTCTTCTAAACATGGCTGTGAGATTTCTCACACACCAGAGGCTAGATAGGCAGGCTGCTGTGGCATTCGAAGCCCTCAGCGAAAAGGCGTCGCTTGTTCCACACATAATGAAAGTGACCAAACAAACTGAGGAGAAGGCAAAAAAGGACGTGCTGTCAGCAAAGCGATACATTCAGTCAAACTACTTTCAACTAGCAGGCATTGTGAGAGAAAGTGTTGTTTGCCACCTTGGCTTGGGAAGACAGATTGACACCTTGAATCACGATTGCCTATGTTCCATTACACGATATCTCAAGTTGTCGGACATTGTCTCTGTACATTGCGACAACCCTAATGGACAGCCATAA
- the LOC126527311 gene encoding uncharacterized protein isoform X1: MNDDPWWQEEVLGVDLERSCSQPTSESCWLCDELEDWNAVLNPLCLHLIEWQLGKLQLCTLVGIPEMIYSKDCKTRYDAAYVMAWLPRKHSCIEAIRLNEHHPQPHILSFPEITTAECPLKLHHIVIAGSAPYDWALLLDTLGSIVSLETFELRNVEMSKSFAAKAGELLSANCASIKTVTLSKATIPRTASEALVSSISKCQNLRELTLSSNMSTSALKNLAKLLRSTKTLKTLHLQAEPNVHTSESRYQRNEKGISLAVAKLLRRNMSLVELHYQASNEATKNILMAVEANDTLKHLILTGDDYKVNCVDTAIGSLLESALSNNRGLCSLTLKGYKILSGVAALISKGLQANATLESLDVSQCCVDVAGVRVLCNALKQNKTLQKLQIEAHSASKSERLELYAELDKNQWYSRIQLSCINMVTQELVKSLSQPSLCPTDIHLVVDKDSGASFTALFKALSISVSVKSLSVSFNGAQLGHLTSLLTALEENKSLRSVTLHESFLDSNCAAMVVQGLILNESVVELTLECRELSSMSAELIALLLESNEILYKFHLSSLPELTFDLVRTISQGVIANKFITEVDIDCEAPFMRAAVQRNVTQLHRAVRFVLRRNVGKRCAASFELLESKPSLISGLQSAAGMTEVEAKCAVKAARHFLWTNYLFINYIVHHKLECYPKEVFKSRLFSLNQTDKRFRYALTLTESSEVSLDVKNTVSSAYIAKSAGVLSMQLHLEQVLRTQVEPPLLLCYAPVVLLKPSVTFTFIMTKVHFTSLLRSSTNDKEYHLLKITT, translated from the exons ATGAATGACGATCCCTGGTGGCAGGAGGAGGTGTTAGGCGTGGACCTCGAGCGTAGTTGCTCACAGCCGACATCGGAGAGTTGTTGGCTGTGTGATGAGCTAGAAGACTGGAACGCCGTGCTGAACCCATTGTGCCTTCACCTCATCGAGTGGCAACTGGGAAAGCTTCAGTTGTGCACGCTAGTAGGAATCCCCGAGATGATCTATTCGAAAGACTGCAAGACTCGATATGACGCTGCCTACGTCATGGCGTGGCTGCCAAGAAAACATAGCTGCATTGAGGCGATCCGCTTAAATGAACATCATCCACAACCACATATTCTTTCCTTTCCAGAAATAACCACCGCAGAGTGTCCACTGAAGCTGCACCACATAGTCATTGCAGGCAGTGCACCCTACGATTGGGCCTTGCTTCTCGACACCTTGGGGTCCATTGTGTCGCTTGAGACATTCGAGCTCCGCAACGTCGAAATGAGCAAAAGCTTTGCCGCGAAAGCTGGTGAACTTTTATCTGCCAACTGTGCTTCTATTAAGACCGTGACTTTGTCAAAAGCCACGATTCCTCGCACTGCCTCAGAGGCTCTCGTGAGCAGCATATCAAAGTGTCAGAACCTTCGGGAACTCACACTCAGTTCCAACATGAGCACCAGCGCACTGAAAAATTTAGCCAAGCTGCTGCGATCAACAAAAACATTGAAGACGCTGCATTTGCAGGCAGAGCCTAATGTGCATACATCAGAATCGCGCTACCAGAGAAATGAAAAAGGAATATCACTGGCAGTTGCCAAACTCTTGCGGAGAAACATGTCGCTCGTCGAGTTGCACTACCAAGCTTCTAACGAAGCCACTAAAAACATTCTGATGGCCGTTGAAGCCAATGATACACtcaagcacctgatactcactggTGACGATTATAAAGTTAACTGCGTTGACACAGCTATTGGCAGTTTGCTCGAGTCGGCGCTGTCGAACAACCGAGGCCTTTGTTCACTAACTCTTAAGGGCTACAAAATTCTCAGTGGTGTCGCCGCACTCATATCCAAAGGACTGCAAGCGAACGCTACTCTAGAGAGTCTTGATGTGTCTCAGTGTTGTGTGGATGTGGCCGGAGTGCGAGTTCTCTGCAACGCCCTGAAACAGAATAAGACATTGCAGAAGTTGCAGATTGAAGCCCATTCAGCATCGAAGAGTGAAAG GTTGGAACTGTATGCAGAACTGGACAAGAACCAGTGGTACAGCCGCATCCAGCTAAGCTGCATAAACATGGTCACTCAAGAGCTTGTCAAGTCCCTGTCGCAACCATCTCTGTGTCCCACCGACATACACCTCGTGGTCGACAAGGATTCTGGAGCATCCTTTACTGCCCTATTCAAAGCGCTAAGCATTAGTGTCTCTGTAAAGAGCTTAAGTGTCTCCTTCAATGGCGCCCAGCTTGGACATTTGACAAGCCTGCTCACCGCGCTCGAAGAAAACAAATCCCTGAGATCTGTTACACTTCATGAGAGCTTTTTAGACTCTAACTGTGCTGCGATGGTGGTGCAGGGCCTCATCTTGAACGAATCCGTGGTGGAACTGACGTTGGAGTGCCGCGAGCTAAGCAGCATGTCTGCGGAACTGATTGCACTGCTGCTTGAGTCAAACGAAATTCTGTACAAGTTCCACCTCTCGAGTTTGCCGGAACTGACATTCGATTTAGTACGCACTATATCCCAGGGGGTTATTGCGAATAAGTTCATCACCGAGGTGGACATAGACTGTGAGGCACCATTTATGCGAGCAGCTGTCCAGAGGAATGTGACGCAGCTGCACCGCGCTGTTCGTTTTGTGTTGAGGCGAAATGTGGGGAAGCGGTGCGCAGCATCATTTGAGCTCCTCGAGTCAAAGCCATCCTTGATTTCAGGCCTGCAGTCAGCGGCTGGTATGACCGAAGTGGAAGCAAAGTGTGCCGTGAAGGCAGCCAGGCACTTCCTGTGGACAAATTACCTTTTCATTAACTACATTGTGCATCACAAGTTGGAGTGCTACCCCAAAGAAG TATTTAAGTCAAGACTATTTTCGCTCAACCAAACTGATAAGCGATTTAGGTATGCATTAACGCTGACAGAAAGTTCAGAAGTGTCATTGGATGTAAAAAACACggtatcatcggcatacattgccaAGTCAG CCGGTGTACTCTCAATGCAGTTGCACTTGGAACAAGTTTTAAGAACGCAAGTTGAACCACCTTTACTGTTATGTTATGCTCCTGTGGTACTATTAAAGCCTTCTGTCACCTTCACTTTCATCATGACTAAGGTGCATTTCACATCTCTTCTCAGGTCTTCAACAAATGATAAAGAGTATCATTTGTTGAAAATAACAACATAG
- the LOC126527311 gene encoding uncharacterized protein isoform X2, whose translation MNDDPWWQEEVLGVDLERSCSQPTSESCWLCDELEDWNAVLNPLCLHLIEWQLGKLQLCTLVGIPEMIYSKDCKTRYDAAYVMAWLPRKHSCIEAIRLNEHHPQPHILSFPEITTAECPLKLHHIVIAGSAPYDWALLLDTLGSIVSLETFELRNVEMSKSFAAKAGELLSANCASIKTVTLSKATIPRTASEALVSSISKCQNLRELTLSSNMSTSALKNLAKLLRSTKTLKTLHLQAEPNVHTSESRYQRNEKGISLAVAKLLRRNMSLVELHYQASNEATKNILMAVEANDTLKHLILTGDDYKVNCVDTAIGSLLESALSNNRGLCSLTLKGYKILSGVAALISKGLQANATLESLDVSQCCVDVAGVRVLCNALKQNKTLQKLQIEAHSASKSERLELYAELDKNQWYSRIQLSCINMVTQELVKSLSQPSLCPTDIHLVVDKDSGASFTALFKALSISVSVKSLSVSFNGAQLGHLTSLLTALEENKSLRSVTLHESFLDSNCAAMVVQGLILNESVVELTLECRELSSMSAELIALLLESNEILYKFHLSSLPELTFDLVRTISQGVIANKFITEVDIDCEAPFMRAAVQRNVTQLHRAVRFVLRRNVGKRCAASFELLESKPSLISGLQSAAGMTEVEAKCAVKAARHFLWTNYLFINYIVHHKLECYPKEAGVLSMQLHLEQVLRTQVEPPLLLCYAPVVLLKPSVTFTFIMTKVHFTSLLRSSTNDKEYHLLKITT comes from the exons ATGAATGACGATCCCTGGTGGCAGGAGGAGGTGTTAGGCGTGGACCTCGAGCGTAGTTGCTCACAGCCGACATCGGAGAGTTGTTGGCTGTGTGATGAGCTAGAAGACTGGAACGCCGTGCTGAACCCATTGTGCCTTCACCTCATCGAGTGGCAACTGGGAAAGCTTCAGTTGTGCACGCTAGTAGGAATCCCCGAGATGATCTATTCGAAAGACTGCAAGACTCGATATGACGCTGCCTACGTCATGGCGTGGCTGCCAAGAAAACATAGCTGCATTGAGGCGATCCGCTTAAATGAACATCATCCACAACCACATATTCTTTCCTTTCCAGAAATAACCACCGCAGAGTGTCCACTGAAGCTGCACCACATAGTCATTGCAGGCAGTGCACCCTACGATTGGGCCTTGCTTCTCGACACCTTGGGGTCCATTGTGTCGCTTGAGACATTCGAGCTCCGCAACGTCGAAATGAGCAAAAGCTTTGCCGCGAAAGCTGGTGAACTTTTATCTGCCAACTGTGCTTCTATTAAGACCGTGACTTTGTCAAAAGCCACGATTCCTCGCACTGCCTCAGAGGCTCTCGTGAGCAGCATATCAAAGTGTCAGAACCTTCGGGAACTCACACTCAGTTCCAACATGAGCACCAGCGCACTGAAAAATTTAGCCAAGCTGCTGCGATCAACAAAAACATTGAAGACGCTGCATTTGCAGGCAGAGCCTAATGTGCATACATCAGAATCGCGCTACCAGAGAAATGAAAAAGGAATATCACTGGCAGTTGCCAAACTCTTGCGGAGAAACATGTCGCTCGTCGAGTTGCACTACCAAGCTTCTAACGAAGCCACTAAAAACATTCTGATGGCCGTTGAAGCCAATGATACACtcaagcacctgatactcactggTGACGATTATAAAGTTAACTGCGTTGACACAGCTATTGGCAGTTTGCTCGAGTCGGCGCTGTCGAACAACCGAGGCCTTTGTTCACTAACTCTTAAGGGCTACAAAATTCTCAGTGGTGTCGCCGCACTCATATCCAAAGGACTGCAAGCGAACGCTACTCTAGAGAGTCTTGATGTGTCTCAGTGTTGTGTGGATGTGGCCGGAGTGCGAGTTCTCTGCAACGCCCTGAAACAGAATAAGACATTGCAGAAGTTGCAGATTGAAGCCCATTCAGCATCGAAGAGTGAAAG GTTGGAACTGTATGCAGAACTGGACAAGAACCAGTGGTACAGCCGCATCCAGCTAAGCTGCATAAACATGGTCACTCAAGAGCTTGTCAAGTCCCTGTCGCAACCATCTCTGTGTCCCACCGACATACACCTCGTGGTCGACAAGGATTCTGGAGCATCCTTTACTGCCCTATTCAAAGCGCTAAGCATTAGTGTCTCTGTAAAGAGCTTAAGTGTCTCCTTCAATGGCGCCCAGCTTGGACATTTGACAAGCCTGCTCACCGCGCTCGAAGAAAACAAATCCCTGAGATCTGTTACACTTCATGAGAGCTTTTTAGACTCTAACTGTGCTGCGATGGTGGTGCAGGGCCTCATCTTGAACGAATCCGTGGTGGAACTGACGTTGGAGTGCCGCGAGCTAAGCAGCATGTCTGCGGAACTGATTGCACTGCTGCTTGAGTCAAACGAAATTCTGTACAAGTTCCACCTCTCGAGTTTGCCGGAACTGACATTCGATTTAGTACGCACTATATCCCAGGGGGTTATTGCGAATAAGTTCATCACCGAGGTGGACATAGACTGTGAGGCACCATTTATGCGAGCAGCTGTCCAGAGGAATGTGACGCAGCTGCACCGCGCTGTTCGTTTTGTGTTGAGGCGAAATGTGGGGAAGCGGTGCGCAGCATCATTTGAGCTCCTCGAGTCAAAGCCATCCTTGATTTCAGGCCTGCAGTCAGCGGCTGGTATGACCGAAGTGGAAGCAAAGTGTGCCGTGAAGGCAGCCAGGCACTTCCTGTGGACAAATTACCTTTTCATTAACTACATTGTGCATCACAAGTTGGAGTGCTACCCCAAAGAAG CCGGTGTACTCTCAATGCAGTTGCACTTGGAACAAGTTTTAAGAACGCAAGTTGAACCACCTTTACTGTTATGTTATGCTCCTGTGGTACTATTAAAGCCTTCTGTCACCTTCACTTTCATCATGACTAAGGTGCATTTCACATCTCTTCTCAGGTCTTCAACAAATGATAAAGAGTATCATTTGTTGAAAATAACAACATAG